One Acetomicrobium sp. S15 = DSM 107314 DNA segment encodes these proteins:
- a CDS encoding homocitrate synthase/isopropylmalate synthase family protein gives MVDKYFQEDKWWVSPYNFDKTVLGQFNIPARVKIHDATLRDGEQTPGVVFRKEDKVRIAQLLDEVGVDRIEAGMPAVSREDFEAIRQISSLGLNAEIFSFARAVIGDIDKALECGCTGVVIEIPIGYPKLKFQFGWTWEDVLRKSVECINYAKQKGLYVVYFPYDTTRARYDDLVNLLTGIMKDSAPDSVGIVDTMGCALPEAMKFLVRKAKELTGLPVEVHTHNDFGMAVATELAGVTAGAEVVHSCVNGLGERTGNAALEELIMGLRILLGMDAPYRLDRLLPLSRAVEEISGVKLAGNKPVVGERIYTRESGIGIDMVMKKPLAMFAVSPKLLGREGEVVLGKKSGKASVEYMLSVLGIDGLDDEVIEEIAGLVKARGTEKRGLLTAEEFTEIVSRFTANH, from the coding sequence ATGGTGGATAAATATTTTCAGGAAGACAAGTGGTGGGTGAGCCCTTATAATTTTGATAAAACTGTGCTTGGACAATTCAACATTCCTGCAAGAGTGAAAATCCACGATGCGACGCTTCGAGACGGAGAGCAAACCCCTGGGGTCGTCTTTCGAAAAGAGGACAAAGTGAGAATAGCTCAGCTTCTGGACGAGGTGGGTGTGGACCGTATAGAGGCGGGCATGCCTGCCGTTTCTCGCGAGGATTTCGAGGCCATACGGCAGATCTCCTCCCTCGGCCTTAACGCGGAGATATTCTCCTTCGCCAGGGCGGTCATCGGCGACATCGACAAAGCCTTGGAGTGCGGCTGTACAGGCGTTGTCATAGAGATACCCATCGGTTACCCGAAGCTCAAATTCCAGTTCGGCTGGACATGGGAGGATGTACTCCGCAAGAGCGTGGAGTGCATAAATTACGCAAAGCAAAAAGGGCTTTATGTGGTTTATTTCCCCTACGATACAACTCGCGCTCGCTACGACGACCTCGTCAATCTCCTCACCGGGATCATGAAAGACTCGGCTCCCGATTCCGTGGGGATAGTCGACACCATGGGATGTGCCCTTCCTGAGGCGATGAAGTTCCTCGTAAGAAAGGCGAAGGAACTGACAGGCCTTCCAGTGGAAGTGCACACTCATAACGATTTCGGAATGGCTGTGGCTACCGAACTCGCTGGAGTAACCGCTGGAGCGGAGGTTGTCCACAGCTGCGTTAACGGTTTGGGCGAAAGGACGGGGAACGCCGCGCTTGAGGAGCTGATAATGGGGTTGCGCATCCTCCTTGGAATGGACGCGCCGTATCGCTTAGACCGCCTTCTCCCCCTTTCCAGGGCGGTTGAGGAGATCTCTGGCGTCAAGCTTGCCGGCAACAAGCCCGTGGTCGGTGAAAGGATCTACACCCGCGAATCCGGCATAGGGATCGACATGGTGATGAAAAAGCCTCTCGCCATGTTCGCCGTCTCGCCGAAGCTCTTGGGAAGAGAGGGAGAGGTGGTCCTCGGCAAGAAAAGCGGAAAGGCCTCGGTCGAATATATGCTTTCCGTCCTCGGAATTGACGGTCTCGACGACGAGGTGATCGAAGAGATAGCGGGGTTGGTTAAGGCACGGGGCACGGAAAAAAGAGGGCTTCTCACCGCTGAAGAATTCACGGAGATCGTCTCCCGGTTTACAGCCAATCATTAG
- the brxL gene encoding BREX system Lon protease-like protein BrxL, translating to MAMSVHDKVKTHFQDMAVYKDPAHHRLFSSLSIPSYLRDWVVMRFADENGKIDAIKVEEYVRNSIPSKKDWELLKSRMIKDGQRVRFLAKVRVELDVRTGQGMFSLPDLGFPNRKAEAIVENKVLHQHREELLSESETWGVIECEWNSYGLNGKEGSGAIYLVNFTPFKPYKVDLEYYQEVRKEFTLDEWIDMLLLAVDYNPFGFSDVRQKVTLLSRLLPFVEKRVNLIELAPKGTGKSYMMSQLSKYGWLVSGGSVSRARLFYDISRKTPGLVSRYDYVALDEVQTITFPDVEEIRGALKGYLESGEYRVGDYRGIGDAGLVLMGNILEEKMSENLNMFTELPPAFQESALIDRFHGFIKGWNIPRMRENMKAEGWALNVEYFSEIMHSLRSGLASSLNDLLEIPKSSDTRDTIAIKRLCSGLMKLFFPHVKSADDLDDREEFRTYCLEPAMQMRGIIRHQLHLVDSEYSDTLPDIRMRDS from the coding sequence ATGGCGATGTCAGTTCACGATAAAGTTAAGACTCATTTCCAAGATATGGCTGTTTATAAAGATCCCGCTCATCATCGGCTATTTTCTTCCTTGAGCATTCCTTCTTATCTGCGTGATTGGGTGGTCATGCGCTTTGCTGACGAAAATGGCAAGATTGATGCAATTAAAGTGGAAGAATACGTCAGAAACAGTATTCCGAGCAAGAAAGACTGGGAGTTGCTTAAAAGCAGGATGATCAAGGACGGGCAAAGGGTTAGGTTTTTGGCCAAAGTTAGGGTGGAGCTGGATGTGCGCACTGGCCAAGGGATGTTCAGCTTGCCAGACCTGGGTTTTCCTAATCGTAAGGCCGAGGCTATTGTTGAAAATAAAGTGTTGCATCAACATCGCGAAGAGCTTCTGTCTGAGAGCGAGACTTGGGGAGTGATCGAGTGCGAGTGGAATTCGTATGGATTAAATGGGAAAGAAGGAAGTGGTGCCATCTATTTAGTTAACTTTACCCCATTTAAGCCATATAAAGTTGACTTAGAGTATTACCAAGAGGTGCGCAAGGAGTTCACCTTAGATGAATGGATAGATATGCTACTATTGGCAGTGGACTATAACCCTTTTGGGTTTTCGGATGTCCGCCAGAAAGTGACGCTTCTCAGCAGGCTTTTGCCCTTCGTGGAAAAGCGTGTCAACTTGATCGAGTTGGCCCCTAAGGGCACGGGCAAATCTTACATGATGTCGCAGCTATCTAAATACGGTTGGTTGGTGAGCGGTGGTAGCGTTTCACGAGCTCGTTTGTTCTATGATATCTCACGTAAGACCCCTGGTTTGGTAAGTAGGTATGACTACGTCGCTCTCGATGAGGTGCAGACCATCACTTTTCCTGACGTCGAAGAGATTAGAGGCGCATTGAAAGGGTATTTAGAGTCAGGCGAATACCGCGTGGGCGACTATCGAGGTATAGGCGACGCGGGTTTGGTGCTGATGGGCAACATCCTTGAGGAAAAGATGAGCGAGAATTTGAATATGTTTACTGAGCTCCCACCTGCCTTCCAGGAATCCGCTCTTATCGATCGCTTTCACGGCTTTATCAAAGGGTGGAATATCCCACGGATGCGTGAGAATATGAAGGCTGAAGGGTGGGCCCTCAACGTGGAGTATTTTTCGGAGATTATGCATTCCTTAAGAAGCGGGCTTGCCTCTTCTCTGAATGACTTATTGGAGATACCTAAATCGAGCGATACTCGCGATACCATCGCCATAAAGAGACTTTGCTCGGGGTTAATGAAACTATTTTTCCCCCATGTAAAGAGCGCAGATGATCTTGATGATAGGGAAGAATTTCGAACCTACTGCTTGGAGCCCGCTATGCAAATGCGCGGCATTATCAGGCATCAACTCCATTTGGTTGATAGTGAGTATAGTGACACCTTGCCCGATATTCGAATGCGAGACTCTTGA
- the pglZ gene encoding BREX-4 system phosphatase PglZ — translation MIDFVSVDELLAHLQGESCKGERFASRFILVQGRKAWNELIPKLIGEVDRVVRLSQFCSGKDVFPDMMRLQTYLRDEASCDCKFLLIPLAEWLRLDLENASEMLRSIAEWPTGKMRRLYVPLLEVENIFSSEMKRVMRYGQNLLPDVWRLRGEGGFEITIAPFITEHTDQPVIEGIKAYLSLWEESSVSKAWVSTALAPWLSVKQTWGNCRVNIYRSCFEYIKAKTACNELVQEWGSSDDWAWLVSFYREGDTLDKTASKILNVTHYNAQQLFSLWPRLDERKRWLVWLWSKLRSESGTYLSFVMQNSNNLYDFSRYDAVMTIFDLPRSLSFSRERKELLACLGLSAMPPEFWERYRSLTDLLDKLAVLTDLTSEEQGEIVLCVGEILSEYSPDPWRSYLEVAFPALSWYLQLPFVEDEFVCAYFSAYLRCRLKDEPDEALNSLVSQWKAEKLLWNYPTRNKILTELRAAGAKVLWVDAMGVEWAGLLTQFLTAKDQVECEVKIVRANLPTTTAANNDWDGDEEGVMRGLDNIAHHYDYRFPKSYLDAMNVIKDVSNQVSALLSQVYTVIIVSDHGLSRFAAISDAKIEAPEKAEVGPYGRYAILQDNNQLERIDIDDEWIREGNYICLLAHNRFRHGGGSSGEVHGGAAPEECLIPAIIARRHEGEVVQLQFEVITTTVKLNPKGEGRLDVRCNRKIDGLELRVSDDRLLGQKGDDRYTWSFSLKNWKAGWHVCKLYSANRLVGEISFEATKGISEEDLGL, via the coding sequence ATGATAGATTTTGTCAGTGTCGATGAGTTACTGGCCCACCTGCAAGGTGAGAGTTGCAAAGGCGAGCGCTTTGCCTCCAGGTTCATTCTCGTCCAGGGGCGTAAAGCTTGGAATGAGTTGATTCCTAAGCTAATTGGCGAGGTAGATCGGGTTGTGCGATTGTCTCAATTTTGTAGCGGCAAAGATGTCTTCCCAGACATGATGCGGCTGCAAACTTACCTTAGGGATGAGGCCTCATGCGACTGTAAATTCTTGCTGATACCACTAGCCGAATGGCTGCGACTCGACCTGGAAAATGCTTCCGAAATGCTCCGCTCTATTGCAGAGTGGCCTACTGGGAAGATGCGCCGTTTATATGTGCCGCTGTTAGAGGTAGAAAATATCTTCTCTTCTGAAATGAAGCGCGTTATGCGATATGGACAAAATCTACTCCCCGATGTTTGGCGCCTTAGAGGGGAAGGTGGTTTTGAGATTACCATAGCTCCTTTTATAACCGAACACACGGATCAGCCGGTAATTGAGGGCATTAAGGCATATCTATCTCTGTGGGAAGAAAGCAGCGTGAGCAAAGCTTGGGTATCGACGGCTCTTGCGCCTTGGCTATCGGTAAAACAGACGTGGGGCAATTGTCGTGTCAATATATATCGTTCTTGTTTTGAATATATCAAGGCCAAAACCGCATGTAACGAGCTTGTGCAAGAGTGGGGCTCTTCTGATGATTGGGCGTGGCTGGTTTCTTTTTACCGAGAGGGCGACACTTTGGACAAAACGGCAAGCAAGATATTAAATGTGACCCATTATAATGCTCAGCAGCTTTTCTCCTTATGGCCTCGCTTAGATGAACGAAAACGTTGGTTGGTGTGGTTGTGGAGCAAATTGAGAAGCGAATCAGGCACATATCTGAGTTTTGTTATGCAGAATAGCAACAATCTATATGATTTCAGCCGATATGATGCCGTCATGACTATCTTCGATTTGCCGAGGTCGTTATCCTTTAGTAGAGAGCGTAAGGAGCTATTAGCTTGCCTTGGTTTAAGTGCGATGCCCCCTGAGTTTTGGGAACGCTATCGTAGCCTCACGGATTTGCTCGACAAGTTGGCAGTATTGACCGACTTGACGTCAGAAGAACAAGGTGAGATTGTGTTGTGTGTCGGTGAAATTTTGAGCGAATATAGCCCTGATCCTTGGCGGAGCTACCTCGAGGTCGCTTTTCCTGCACTATCTTGGTACTTGCAGCTACCCTTCGTCGAAGATGAATTTGTATGTGCGTATTTTTCTGCCTACTTGCGGTGTCGCCTTAAAGATGAGCCAGATGAGGCTTTAAACTCTCTGGTATCTCAATGGAAGGCAGAAAAATTGCTTTGGAATTATCCGACAAGAAACAAAATCCTCACTGAGCTACGTGCTGCTGGAGCAAAAGTTCTGTGGGTTGATGCCATGGGGGTGGAATGGGCGGGCTTATTGACACAATTTTTGACGGCGAAAGACCAAGTTGAGTGCGAGGTGAAAATCGTCAGAGCCAATTTGCCCACCACGACCGCTGCCAATAACGATTGGGACGGAGACGAAGAGGGAGTAATGCGTGGCTTAGATAATATTGCTCATCACTATGACTATAGATTTCCAAAATCGTATTTGGATGCGATGAATGTTATAAAAGATGTATCTAACCAAGTTTCAGCTTTGTTGTCTCAAGTTTATACAGTTATTATCGTCTCTGATCACGGTTTGAGCCGCTTTGCTGCCATCAGCGATGCGAAAATAGAGGCTCCAGAGAAAGCCGAAGTGGGGCCATACGGACGCTATGCTATTTTGCAGGATAACAACCAATTAGAGAGGATCGACATCGATGATGAGTGGATAAGAGAAGGAAATTACATCTGCTTGCTCGCCCATAATCGGTTTAGGCATGGCGGCGGTTCTTCTGGTGAGGTGCACGGCGGTGCTGCGCCTGAAGAGTGTTTGATACCGGCAATTATCGCAAGAAGGCATGAGGGCGAAGTCGTGCAATTGCAGTTTGAGGTGATAACGACAACGGTCAAACTCAACCCCAAAGGCGAAGGCAGGCTCGACGTGCGGTGCAATCGCAAGATAGATGGTCTTGAATTACGGGTCAGTGATGATCGATTACTTGGTCAAAAAGGCGACGACCGCTACACTTGGTCTTTTTCCTTGAAGAACTGGAAGGCTGGTTGGCATGTCTGCAAGTTATATAGCGCAAATAGATTAGTAGGCGAAATTAGTTTTGAAGCTACGAAAGGTATTAGCGAAGAGGACCTTGGGTTATGA
- a CDS encoding phosphoadenosine phosphosulfate reductase domain-containing protein encodes MYKVEWDSDSGGILLADTRETGVGREVRPVFFEELDLLGFDRYWHYPRVNEPLLWAIGGRKYYYRGELIAEAKGGGLFTFPDLKIYRPKLSLEPVDVEAMITRNGSLLQGLVQRSLRFIYQTYAQQSKNVDIVAVAFSGGKDSFVTLDLIQRVLEPGQFVVVFGDTGMEVSDTYRAVEEAKARWPHLAFYTAKSVKDAKTSWREMGPPSRIQRWCCSVHKSAPTLLLLRKLVGKASVKALVFDGVRHEESAHRAVYAAVTSGGKHKTQVNASPIIAWNAAEIFLYILGHRLWLNRAYRYGATRVGCAVCPMASPWWEIVSWKIYWEDMRYFIDDLRFYAINMGIYSQDIDKFLEEGNWKRRAGGRYLPNGGNRVVEQIKGNDVAFTLRHPTEDWQEWAKTLGHLTLTGPGQGYIEKNGITYPYVMQRNEHSVTVKVSDLARADCDTLKLFRAVALKSAYCCHCQACEVECPTGALAIANCVKVGDDCLRCGQCLDLHGKACLAAKSLATSEEGAKMDSVKKILHTYQHFGMEKEWLASFFVSPTDWFGINSLGNRQFEAMLLWLKHAELITSDSGKRSLSVTELCEKLTGRGADDPLTWAVIWTNLARNSAPVQWYLSAIPWGATVTKTDCVTKMGETYSQSETTRRNAIKALFGLLTKTPLGGELGLGEKLEPEKRADVLYKKGWLSPDPVAIIYSLYRYAEKTGRYDLTVSELYESADEGPYVLFGIGRETLEGILKGLSARDDGLIRVNIVRDLDNIFLDRTRKAVEVLDRA; translated from the coding sequence ATGTACAAAGTAGAGTGGGATAGTGACAGTGGCGGCATTTTATTGGCTGATACGAGGGAAACTGGGGTGGGAAGAGAGGTGCGCCCCGTATTCTTCGAGGAGCTTGATCTATTGGGCTTCGATCGATACTGGCATTATCCCAGAGTGAATGAACCTCTGTTATGGGCTATCGGTGGTCGTAAATATTATTACCGTGGCGAACTTATAGCAGAAGCTAAGGGAGGGGGATTGTTCACCTTTCCAGATCTTAAAATTTATCGGCCCAAATTGAGCTTGGAACCGGTCGATGTTGAGGCAATGATTACTCGAAATGGATCCTTGCTTCAAGGGTTGGTGCAGAGATCGCTCAGGTTTATTTATCAGACCTACGCCCAGCAGAGCAAAAACGTGGATATCGTAGCCGTAGCCTTCTCTGGTGGAAAGGACTCATTCGTAACTTTGGATTTGATACAACGGGTTTTGGAGCCGGGGCAATTCGTCGTAGTCTTTGGCGATACGGGCATGGAAGTTAGCGATACCTACCGAGCTGTGGAAGAGGCTAAAGCGCGGTGGCCACACCTGGCATTCTATACAGCTAAAAGCGTCAAAGATGCCAAAACGAGCTGGCGGGAGATGGGCCCTCCCAGCCGTATTCAGCGGTGGTGCTGTTCTGTCCATAAATCGGCGCCTACACTGCTATTATTGCGCAAATTGGTCGGCAAGGCGTCTGTAAAGGCTTTGGTCTTTGACGGCGTGCGCCATGAGGAAAGCGCGCATCGCGCTGTCTATGCTGCTGTAACTTCAGGAGGCAAACATAAGACGCAGGTCAATGCCAGCCCTATTATCGCCTGGAACGCAGCTGAGATTTTTTTATATATCTTAGGTCACCGCCTGTGGTTGAACCGGGCCTACCGTTATGGGGCTACCCGCGTGGGCTGTGCGGTGTGCCCTATGGCTTCGCCATGGTGGGAGATTGTTAGTTGGAAGATTTATTGGGAGGATATGAGATATTTTATTGATGATCTGCGTTTTTATGCCATTAACATGGGTATTTATTCTCAAGATATAGATAAATTTTTAGAAGAAGGGAATTGGAAGAGAAGAGCTGGCGGGCGCTACCTTCCCAATGGCGGAAACCGCGTGGTAGAGCAGATAAAGGGAAATGATGTCGCCTTCACTCTACGCCATCCAACCGAAGATTGGCAGGAATGGGCCAAGACCTTGGGTCATTTGACGCTGACTGGCCCTGGTCAGGGATATATAGAGAAAAACGGCATTACGTATCCTTACGTCATGCAGCGCAATGAGCATAGCGTTACTGTGAAAGTAAGCGACCTTGCCCGTGCCGACTGCGACACACTCAAACTGTTTCGGGCTGTGGCTCTAAAAAGCGCATATTGCTGCCACTGCCAGGCCTGTGAAGTTGAGTGCCCCACTGGTGCGTTGGCCATCGCCAACTGTGTGAAAGTGGGCGACGACTGCTTGAGGTGCGGTCAATGTCTCGATTTACATGGAAAAGCTTGTCTTGCTGCAAAATCTTTAGCGACAAGTGAGGAAGGTGCAAAAATGGACAGCGTAAAAAAGATCCTGCATACCTATCAGCACTTCGGAATGGAAAAAGAATGGCTTGCATCTTTTTTTGTTTCGCCCACGGATTGGTTTGGCATCAACAGCTTAGGTAACCGGCAATTTGAGGCTATGCTCCTCTGGCTAAAACATGCCGAGCTGATAACGAGCGACAGTGGCAAGAGGTCTCTGAGCGTTACAGAGCTATGCGAAAAACTTACTGGGCGTGGAGCCGATGATCCGCTGACTTGGGCCGTCATCTGGACAAACCTGGCCCGCAATTCCGCGCCTGTGCAGTGGTATCTCAGCGCCATTCCCTGGGGGGCGACTGTGACCAAAACCGATTGCGTGACCAAGATGGGTGAAACCTATTCCCAGAGTGAAACTACTAGGCGAAATGCAATAAAAGCCCTCTTTGGTTTGCTTACTAAAACGCCTTTGGGTGGCGAATTAGGGCTGGGTGAAAAATTAGAGCCAGAAAAACGCGCCGATGTCCTTTACAAAAAAGGCTGGCTCAGCCCAGATCCTGTGGCCATCATTTACTCTCTTTACCGATATGCGGAAAAGACCGGCCGTTACGATTTGACCGTAAGCGAACTGTATGAGAGCGCAGATGAGGGGCCTTACGTTTTGTTCGGCATCGGTCGCGAAACGTTAGAAGGTATCCTAAAAGGGCTGTCAGCTCGAGATGACGGCCTTATCCGAGTTAACATCGTGCGAGATCTGGACAATATCTTCTTGGATCGAACCCGTAAGGCGGTTGAGGTGCTCGATCGTGCCTGA